In Rhea pennata isolate bPtePen1 chromosome 8, bPtePen1.pri, whole genome shotgun sequence, one genomic interval encodes:
- the RWDD3 gene encoding RWD domain-containing protein 3 isoform X1: protein MSALAREELSALAAIYCEPGGCEVLAASETRGITFRIQISVKELLDTDVLLKLLFHLPVNYPSTLPDISVNSDQLTRAQCKDVKDKLLEQAKKHLSEPMVHELVLWIQQHLKYIIKQSAAVCSEKTTLSRGASVEDGVWMLFLHLDHMRAKAKYVKTVEKWASALRLTGRLMFMGKIILILLQGDRSNIKEYLILQKTSKIDVDSSGKKCKEKMISVLCETKIQSQHTRFQTFEVKDYSTLDELQKEFEAAGLATLFCGWRNGLKRRTAALRSRLSAKYGRSGKTNGTDKSFSEKN from the exons AGACGCGTGGAATTACATTTAGAATTCAAATCAGTGTGAAAGAACTGCTGGACACGGATGTACTTTTAAAGCTGTTATTTCACTTACCAGTCAATTATCCATCAACTCTGCCAGATATTTCTGTTAACTCAGACCAGCTTACCAGGGCCCAGTGTAAGGATGTGAAAGATAAATTACTCGAGCAAGCAAAGAAACATCTTTCTGAACCCATGGTACATGAGCTGGTTCTTTGGATTCAACAGCATCTTAAATATATCATTAAGCAATCAGCAGCAGTTTGCAGTGAAAAAACTACTTTGTCAAGAGGAGCAAGTGTAGAAGATGGCGTCTGGATGCTCTTTTTGCATTTAGATCACATGAGAGCAAAGGCAAAATACGTCAAAACTGTGGAAAAATGGGCTTCAGCTCTGAGGCTGACTGGAAGACTGATGTTCATGGGCAAGATAATATTGATTCTTCTTCAGGGTGACAGGAGCAACATTAAG GAGTACTTGATTCTTCAGAAAACTTCTAAGATAGATGTGGACTCAAGcggaaagaaatgcaaagagaaaatgattaGTGTACTgtgtgaaacaaaaatacagtcaCAGCATACAAG GTTTCAGACGTTTGAAGTCAAAGACTATTCAACTCTGGATGAGCTACAAAAGGAATTTGAAGCTGCAGGACTTGCAACTCTTTTCT GTGGTTGGAGAAATGGATTGAAGAGGCGAACAGCAGCTTTGAGGAGCAGATTATCTGCAAAATATGGGAGATCTGGAAAGACTAATGGGACTGacaaatcattttcagaaaaaaattga